The following proteins are co-located in the Engraulis encrasicolus isolate BLACKSEA-1 chromosome 2, IST_EnEncr_1.0, whole genome shotgun sequence genome:
- the dus1l gene encoding tRNA-dihydrouridine(16/17) synthase [NAD(P)(+)]-like has translation MAKLKGFDFWKTTLKGARYVVAPMVDQSELAWRLLSRRHGAELCYTPMLHAQVFVRDVNYRRENLYSDVSPEDRPLIAQFCANDPEVFVQAALMAQEYCDAIDLNLGCPQMIAKRGHYGVFLQDEWELLEKMVKLANEKLSVPITCKIRVFPEIEKTVQYAKMLEKAGCQLLTVHGRTKDQKGPLTGIASWVHIKAVREAVNIPVFANGNIQHLSDVQRCMEETGVHGVMTAEGNLHNPALFEGRSPPVWEMAEEYLEVVKKHTPCSLSFVRAHLFKMWHHTLQIHQDLREDLAKVKNLEGLAEVSRQLKERCQEEIAKGAADSSPTGGLPLHHWICQPYVRPPPKEPGSENTPKNPEIKASKRALEDTDGSSDGLSKNKQKKKARNPHKNFCPEQKPKYIKCEQCGNPKGNKCVFNLCRGCCKKAAFKAVADCPGHGLKFKTKALKLQAVETEAGQENGNGRAERIQEEQASTPPPPPPEPHVAQAVA, from the exons ATGGCGAAGCTGAAAGGCTTTGATTTCTGGAAAACGACTCTGAAAGGAGCTCGGTATGTGGTGGCACCTATGGTGGACCAGAGTGAACTGGCATGGAGGCTTCTCAGTCGGCGACATGGAGCGGAGCTTTGCTACACACCGATGTTGCATGCACAGGTGTTCGTGCGAGATGTCAATTATCGCCGGGAGAACCTGTATAGTGATGTGAGTCCCGAGGACCGACCGCTCATTGCTCAG TTTTGTGCCAATGACCCAGAGGTATTCGTCCAAGCTGCTCTGATGGCACAAGAGTACTGCGACGCCATTGACCTTAACCTGGGCTGTCCTCAAATGATCGCTAAAAGAG GTCACTACGGGGTCTTTCTTCAGGATGAGTGGGAGCTACTTGAAAAGATGG TGAAATTGGCAAATGAGAAGCTTTCCGTGCCCATAACTTGCAAGATCCGGGTATTTCCCGAGATTGAGAAGACGGTCCAGTATGCCAAGATGTTAGAGAAAGCCGGCTGCCAG CTGTTGACTGTTCATGGCCGAACCAAAGATCAGAAAGGTCCGCTGACGGGCATTGCCAGCTGGGTACACATCAAGGCTGTGAG GGAGGCAGTGAATATCCCAGTGTTTGCCAATGGAAACATTCAGCACTTGAGTGATGTGCAGCGCTGCATGGAGGAGACGGGGGTGCATGGAGTCATGACTGCAG AGGGGAATCTCCATAACCCAGCCTTGTTTGAGGGCCGCAGCCCTCCGGTTTGGGAGATGGCGGAGGAGTACCTCGAGGTGGTGAAGAAACACACTCCTTGCTCCTTGTCCTTCGTGCGGGCCCACCTTTTCAAGATGTGGCATCACAC GCTACAGATCCATCAGGATCTAAGGGAAGATTTGGCCAAAGTGAAAAACCTGGAGGGTCTTGCAGAAGTCAGCCGTCAGCTCAAGGAGCGCTGCCAG GAGGAGATAGCTAAAGGAGCAGCAGACTCGAGCCCCACTGGCGGGCTGCCCCTTCACCACTGGATCTGCCAGCCTTACGTCCGGCCTCC GCCTAAGGAGCCCGGGAGTGAGAACACGCCAAAGAATCCGGAGATCAAGGCTTCCAAAAGGGCCCTGGAGGACACAGATGGCAGCAGTGACGGCCTGTCCAAAAACAAGCAGAAGAAGAAGGCTCGCAACCCCCACAAGAACTTCTGTCCCGAGCAGAAAC CAAAGTACATCAAATGTGAGCAGTGTGGAAATCCTAAG GGAAATAAATGTGTGTTCAACTTGTGTCGGGGCTGCTGTAAGAAGGCGGCCTTTAAGGCAGTGGCAGACTGTCCAG GTCATGGGCTAAAGTTCAAGACTAAAGCGCTGAAGCTTCAGGCTGTGGAGACTGAGGCGGGTCAGGAGAATGGAAACGGCAGAGCAGAGCGCATCCAGGAGGAGCAAGCctctaccccaccaccacccccacctgaGCCTCATGTTGCTCAGGCTGTGGCCTAA